The Candidatus Zixiibacteriota bacterium genome contains a region encoding:
- a CDS encoding UvrD-helicase domain-containing protein, whose protein sequence is MSGQDRILEGLNAPQRAAVLHVDGPLLVLAGAGSGKTRVLTSRVANLLAGGHAAPEQILAVTFTNKAAGEMKARIEKLTNVDQRRMQVSTFHSFSSLMLRFYGERIGIRRSFTIYDEEDAMSVVKASVQELGLDTKTAAPAMIRNRISDAKAQLVDAAKFQTMAGNFIAERVAKVYELYQRKLQSANAVDFDDLLFYTVKLLREDQEIRTRLQQKYRYLLIDEYQDTNHAQYVMAKLLTNEKHNIFAVGDEDQSIYGWRGANISNILNFENDFPNCKVIRLEQNYRSTQTILKAASDVVANNRRRKGKTLFSVGDKGEPLTLLIVDSDRDEGEKVAERIEELVTANVPRKEIAILYRTNAQSRVLEESLKRRFIPYRIVGGVRFYQRKEIKDMLAYMRLIENPKDDVSFKRIINYPKRGLGDTTVATLEALARERNGSLFELLADKSALQELSKAVSAKLARFGELLAYLKEMSRTMPLEPLVNLIADKTGIAQDLKEQDPAGVEGRADNVAELAASAGDYGAENPEARLAEFLQEISLYTDIDNWDREADAVTLMTLHAAKGLEFEAVFITGMEEGLFPLARASENPDDLEEERRLFYVGMTRAKKHLTICYALMRSRFGERQTLRSRFVDEIPDDVVHTERFTMLDSSGRVSTDYLWDAPTTVADEFDALRIGAVVAHARWGEGTIVTRSGSGDATEVEVRFNYAGTKKLLARYANLKVIIR, encoded by the coding sequence ATGAGCGGTCAAGATCGAATCCTGGAAGGGCTGAATGCCCCACAGCGTGCGGCGGTGCTGCACGTCGACGGCCCGTTGCTCGTATTGGCGGGCGCCGGCTCGGGCAAGACGCGGGTGTTGACCTCGCGGGTGGCCAACTTGCTGGCGGGCGGCCACGCCGCGCCGGAACAGATCCTGGCGGTGACCTTTACGAACAAGGCTGCGGGCGAGATGAAGGCGCGGATCGAGAAGCTGACCAATGTCGACCAGCGGCGGATGCAGGTTTCGACGTTTCATTCGTTCTCGTCGCTGATGCTGCGCTTCTACGGGGAGCGGATCGGTATCCGGCGCAGTTTCACGATTTATGATGAAGAAGATGCGATGAGCGTCGTCAAGGCGTCAGTGCAGGAGCTGGGGTTGGATACCAAGACTGCCGCACCGGCGATGATTCGCAACCGGATCAGCGACGCCAAGGCGCAGTTGGTCGATGCCGCGAAGTTTCAGACGATGGCGGGAAATTTCATCGCCGAACGGGTAGCCAAGGTATACGAGCTGTACCAGCGCAAGCTGCAGTCGGCCAACGCGGTTGATTTTGATGACTTGCTTTTCTACACGGTGAAGCTGCTGCGGGAGGATCAAGAAATTCGCACGCGGCTACAACAGAAGTATCGCTATCTGCTGATTGACGAGTACCAGGACACGAATCACGCGCAGTACGTGATGGCCAAGCTGCTGACCAACGAGAAGCACAATATCTTCGCGGTCGGCGACGAGGACCAGTCGATCTACGGGTGGCGCGGGGCAAACATCAGCAACATCCTGAATTTTGAGAACGACTTCCCTAACTGCAAGGTGATCCGGCTGGAGCAGAATTACCGCTCGACGCAGACGATTTTGAAGGCGGCCTCCGATGTCGTGGCCAACAACCGGCGGCGCAAAGGCAAGACGCTGTTCTCAGTCGGCGACAAGGGGGAGCCACTGACGCTGCTGATTGTCGACAGCGATCGCGACGAGGGGGAAAAAGTCGCCGAACGAATCGAGGAGTTGGTGACGGCGAACGTCCCGCGCAAGGAGATCGCGATTTTGTATCGCACCAACGCCCAATCGCGCGTGCTGGAGGAATCGCTGAAGCGGCGGTTCATTCCCTATCGCATCGTCGGCGGCGTGCGTTTTTACCAGCGCAAAGAAATCAAGGATATGCTGGCGTACATGAGGCTGATCGAAAACCCGAAGGACGATGTCAGCTTCAAGCGCATCATCAATTATCCGAAGCGCGGGCTGGGCGACACGACGGTGGCGACGCTGGAGGCGCTGGCACGCGAGCGCAACGGATCGCTTTTCGAGTTGCTCGCGGACAAGAGCGCACTGCAGGAATTGAGCAAGGCGGTTTCGGCGAAGCTGGCACGCTTCGGCGAATTGCTGGCCTATTTGAAAGAGATGAGTCGGACGATGCCGCTGGAGCCGCTGGTGAACTTGATCGCCGACAAGACCGGCATCGCGCAGGATTTGAAGGAGCAGGATCCGGCCGGCGTCGAGGGACGCGCGGACAACGTGGCGGAATTGGCGGCCTCGGCGGGGGACTACGGTGCGGAGAATCCGGAGGCACGGTTGGCGGAGTTCCTGCAGGAGATATCGCTTTACACCGACATCGACAATTGGGATCGCGAGGCGGATGCGGTGACGTTGATGACGCTGCACGCGGCGAAGGGGTTGGAGTTTGAGGCGGTGTTTATTACAGGAATGGAAGAGGGACTGTTTCCGCTGGCGCGTGCATCGGAGAATCCGGACGATCTGGAAGAAGAGCGGCGGCTGTTCTATGTCGGCATGACGCGGGCGAAGAAGCATCTAACGATTTGTTATGCGCTGATGCGGTCGCGGTTTGGGGAGCGGCAGACGTTGCGTAGCCGCTTCGTGGACGAGATTCCCGATGACGTCGTGCATACGGAACGGTTCACGATGCTTGATTCGTCCGGTCGGGTGAGTACCGATTATTTGTGGGATGCGCCGACGACGGTCGCCGACGAATTCGATGCCCTGCGAATCGGGGCGGTGGTGGCGCATGCGCGCTGGGGCGAGGGGACGATTGTCACGCGCTCGGGCAGCGGCGATGCGACGGAAGTGGAAGTGCGGTTCAATTACGCGGGCACGAAGAAGCTGCTGGCGCGGTATGCGAACTTGAAGGTCATAATTCGATAG
- a CDS encoding class I SAM-dependent methyltransferase, giving the protein MSKRQSQHRESFYDDLAPVYHLKVNWSNRLGKEQPLLDLLTRDSRPAAVLDLGCGDGGHSDYFAAAGIRYLGIDNSAAMLAMAKRQHRHRLVRFHRADLRKLPRLSPPPFDLCLLLGNTLPHLHTQGDLNRLFAAVRRRLSPGGRFAIQTVNPALLARKSIHFLSPTLAGGTTLFAPFYVRRGVLWDFHMMIHALDAGRLAATKITTTRLRFWSKAEITRMAATAGFRLAATFGNAALAPYQPRQSENLILVFERA; this is encoded by the coding sequence GTGTCGAAACGCCAATCGCAGCACCGCGAGTCATTCTACGATGATCTCGCGCCGGTCTATCATCTCAAAGTCAATTGGAGCAATCGCCTCGGTAAGGAACAGCCGTTGCTCGACCTGCTGACTCGAGATTCGCGCCCCGCCGCTGTCCTCGATCTCGGCTGCGGTGATGGCGGCCACAGCGATTACTTCGCCGCCGCCGGCATTCGCTATCTCGGCATCGACAACTCCGCTGCCATGCTCGCCATGGCCAAGCGTCAGCACCGGCACCGGCTGGTCCGCTTCCACCGCGCCGACTTGCGCAAGCTCCCGAGGCTGTCTCCCCCGCCTTTCGATCTCTGCCTGCTGCTGGGGAACACCCTCCCGCATCTGCACACTCAGGGCGACCTGAATCGACTCTTTGCCGCTGTGCGCCGACGACTCAGCCCCGGCGGTCGTTTCGCGATCCAAACCGTCAATCCCGCCCTCCTGGCGCGAAAATCGATACATTTCCTCAGCCCCACGCTGGCCGGAGGCACCACCCTTTTTGCGCCGTTCTACGTTCGCCGCGGTGTTCTGTGGGACTTTCACATGATGATCCACGCTCTCGATGCCGGCCGCCTTGCCGCCACCAAAATCACCACGACCCGGCTACGCTTCTGGTCGAAAGCGGAAATCACTCGCATGGCCGCCACCGCCGGTTTCCGTCTCGCAGCGACTTTCGGCAACGCCGCTCTCGCGCCCTACCAACCGCGCCAATCGGAAAACCTGATCCTCGTCTTCGAGCGCGCCTGA
- the mutM gene encoding bifunctional DNA-formamidopyrimidine glycosylase/DNA-(apurinic or apyrimidinic site) lyase, with protein sequence MPELPEVETVVRGLNAQVRGLTINRVLHAAAHLRRREPHLRDLAGDRFLDFHRRGKYIIARLHSGRNLLIHLRMTGRVLFETRTARRGKHDHLELEFVSAPEHLVFHDTRKFGVVEFLDEKRHDGYSSLGIEATEITGRQLHELLRGRARPIKALLLDQSAVAGVGNIYADEALYRCRIHPLRPAGKLSRPQADALAIAIRRLMRLAIKKMGTTFDSYSGVNGNPGEFARYLQVYNREGGRCRRCRGIIKKMRAAGRGTHYCPKCQKR encoded by the coding sequence ATGCCCGAACTCCCCGAAGTCGAAACCGTCGTCCGTGGGCTCAACGCGCAGGTGCGCGGGCTCACGATCAACCGTGTGCTCCATGCCGCTGCGCATTTGCGTCGACGAGAGCCGCACCTGCGCGACCTCGCCGGTGATCGCTTCTTGGATTTCCACCGCCGCGGCAAGTACATCATCGCCCGCCTTCACTCGGGGCGAAACCTGCTGATCCATCTGCGTATGACCGGCCGGGTGCTCTTTGAAACGCGCACTGCCCGTCGCGGCAAACACGATCATCTGGAATTGGAATTCGTCAGCGCGCCGGAACACCTGGTCTTCCACGACACGCGCAAATTCGGCGTCGTCGAATTCCTCGACGAAAAGCGTCACGACGGCTACTCGTCCCTTGGCATCGAGGCCACCGAAATCACTGGCAGGCAACTGCATGAACTCCTTCGTGGACGCGCCCGCCCGATCAAGGCGCTGCTGCTGGATCAATCCGCCGTCGCCGGAGTAGGGAATATCTATGCCGACGAGGCGCTCTACCGCTGCCGCATCCATCCGCTGCGTCCCGCCGGCAAGCTCTCGCGTCCGCAGGCCGACGCGCTGGCGATCGCCATCCGCCGCCTCATGCGGCTGGCGATCAAGAAGATGGGCACAACGTTCGATAGCTATAGCGGCGTCAACGGCAATCCCGGTGAGTTCGCGCGCTACCTTCAGGTGTATAACCGGGAGGGCGGACGCTGCCGCCGTTGCCGCGGAATCATCAAGAAAATGCGTGCCGCCGGCCGCGGAACCCATTATTGTCCGAAGTGCCAGAAACGTTAA